One part of the Calditrichota bacterium genome encodes these proteins:
- the pyk gene encoding pyruvate kinase: protein MKRAKIIATLGPASNSPEIIQKLIQTGVDVVRLNFSHGTHDEHARMIQIVRNLSKKLNRPIGILQDLQGPKIRVGPIKDGHILLKDGQKITITTEPLTGTTEMISTTYKHLPKDVSPGDRILLDDGLLELRVTKTADTKVICEVIHGGPLGSHKGINLPGVKLSTPSLTEKDKIDLKFGIEQKVDFVALSFVRTPLDVAELKKLIEDEGTDIPVIAKLEKPEAIENLDDILSVADAAMVARGDLGVEMNPEKVPIIQKDIIRKCIEKSIPVITATQMLESMRFQPRPTRAEASDVANAIFDGTDAVMLSAETAAGEYPVESVQMMRKIIEEAEQHSREDAHPVLPSGRHAQKTFPDSISEAACEAALELNARAIVAFTQSGFTARLISKYRPSTQIVAFTLSEKVRHRLLLNWGTTTRKIDMINSLDEMIQRVEKALLSDGLVTQGDSIVIVSGAPLGVKGTTNMMTLHRIGRRT, encoded by the coding sequence ATGAAACGTGCAAAAATTATTGCCACCCTCGGACCTGCGAGCAATTCCCCTGAAATTATTCAAAAGCTGATTCAAACAGGTGTGGATGTGGTCCGACTCAATTTTTCACACGGCACCCACGATGAACACGCCCGCATGATCCAAATTGTTCGGAATCTATCAAAAAAGCTCAACCGCCCGATTGGAATTCTTCAGGACCTTCAAGGGCCCAAAATCCGTGTCGGTCCAATCAAAGATGGGCACATCCTTCTCAAGGATGGCCAGAAAATCACCATCACAACGGAGCCTTTGACCGGCACAACCGAAATGATTTCCACAACCTACAAGCATTTGCCCAAGGATGTTTCTCCGGGCGACCGCATTCTTCTTGACGATGGCCTGCTGGAACTCCGGGTAACGAAAACAGCCGATACCAAGGTGATTTGTGAGGTCATTCACGGGGGACCTCTTGGTTCCCACAAGGGAATTAATCTGCCGGGCGTCAAACTCAGCACCCCTTCGCTGACGGAAAAGGATAAAATCGACCTGAAATTTGGAATTGAACAAAAGGTGGATTTTGTGGCGTTATCTTTTGTTCGGACACCGCTGGATGTTGCGGAGCTCAAAAAACTCATCGAAGATGAGGGCACGGACATTCCCGTTATTGCCAAACTGGAAAAACCCGAGGCCATTGAGAATCTGGACGATATTCTGTCAGTAGCCGATGCCGCCATGGTGGCCCGCGGCGACCTGGGCGTGGAAATGAATCCGGAAAAAGTGCCGATCATTCAAAAGGACATCATCCGAAAATGTATTGAAAAAAGCATTCCGGTGATCACCGCCACACAGATGTTGGAATCCATGCGTTTCCAGCCCCGGCCCACCCGCGCTGAAGCCTCCGATGTAGCAAACGCCATTTTCGATGGCACCGATGCCGTCATGCTTTCTGCGGAAACAGCGGCCGGTGAATACCCTGTAGAATCCGTTCAAATGATGCGAAAAATCATCGAAGAAGCGGAACAGCATTCACGGGAAGACGCACACCCTGTGCTTCCGAGCGGCCGACATGCCCAAAAGACCTTTCCCGATTCCATTAGCGAGGCCGCTTGTGAAGCGGCTCTGGAACTGAATGCCCGGGCCATTGTCGCATTTACCCAGTCGGGTTTTACGGCTCGTTTGATCTCCAAATACAGGCCGTCCACACAAATTGTGGCGTTTACGCTTTCTGAAAAGGTTCGTCACAGACTCCTTCTTAATTGGGGCACCACTACCCGAAAGATTGACATGATCAATTCTCTCGATGAAATGATTCAACGCGTGGAAAAGGCCCTTCTTTCTGACGGCCTGGTCACCCAGGGAGATTCTATTGTGATCGTTTCAGGGGCACCGCTGGGCGTAAAAGGGACCACCAACATGATGACCCTGCACCGGATCGGACGAAGGACATAA
- a CDS encoding JAB domain-containing protein — protein sequence MTSPHRKVYEKSISNWPEEDRPREKLLKQGADSLSNAELLAILLRVGVPGMSAVDLGRQILQETGGLRALANWAPEELYRIHGLSVAKVAQLKAAVALGERVMSEKKRDLGKIYSPQQVYEFILPQLRDLKKEVFKVLFLNARNQILEMHTVSQGTLTESLVPFREIFALANRYGATNIVCAHNHPSGSPDPSTDDIKTTRALVIAGEALQIPLLDHIIVGENRYYSFSESGEIENFRQQIRGLIRKGV from the coding sequence ATGACTTCTCCCCATCGAAAAGTGTACGAAAAATCCATTTCCAACTGGCCGGAAGAAGACCGGCCCAGAGAAAAACTCCTGAAGCAGGGGGCCGACTCCCTGAGCAACGCCGAGCTGCTGGCCATTTTGCTGCGGGTGGGGGTTCCCGGGATGAGTGCCGTCGATTTGGGTCGACAGATTTTGCAGGAAACCGGCGGATTGCGTGCCCTGGCCAACTGGGCCCCCGAGGAGTTGTACCGCATTCACGGGCTCAGCGTAGCAAAAGTGGCGCAATTGAAAGCGGCTGTTGCCCTCGGCGAGCGGGTGATGTCGGAGAAAAAGCGGGATCTTGGAAAAATCTATTCGCCTCAACAGGTGTACGAGTTTATTTTGCCTCAGCTCCGCGATTTAAAAAAAGAGGTATTTAAGGTTCTTTTCCTCAACGCCAGAAACCAAATTTTGGAAATGCACACCGTCAGTCAAGGGACGCTTACGGAGAGTCTGGTTCCGTTTCGGGAAATTTTCGCACTGGCCAACCGTTACGGCGCTACCAACATTGTGTGTGCCCACAACCACCCTTCGGGCAGCCCCGATCCCAGCACGGATGACATCAAAACCACGCGTGCTCTGGTGATTGCCGGAGAGGCGCTCCAGATTCCGCTGCTGGATCACATCATCGTGGGTGAAAACCGCTACTACAGTTTTTCAGAAAGCGGAGAAATCGAAAATTTCCGGCAGCAAATCCGCGGGCTAATTCGAAAAGGGGTGTGA
- a CDS encoding metallophosphoesterase family protein, translated as MKNKLIWMVLVFGVIAFLNDIALSGEKLPVQVPNLPTKKAEENFFLRHNQVWNVLPKGNQNGLFLDLRDTTLTGRLSFGVYQKDAILTFPRYRRASRIEKGKGFLDIRAYFRPTYDDNGWAKTKEGCMPYRIEVWDPSIRAMRTYDARVHFVKKNGIFYRALTLTEGPFVNLIRSDAPDRVVISWATDEPSQGTVWINGKKVVDSKRARRHEVLVTGLSPCVDYSYRVTSTGKSGSVTSREFSFQTAPPKGASHFKFAFMSDSRSGFGGGELNINTVNYKTVTHFATAAYRKGARFILMVGDLIDGYTTSAEDYRMELQSWKNAIEPFGHYRPVYVVKGNHETLLNGFDDGSHYGAGFDKWPYATLSAEALFAQEFINPLNGPASEDGASYDPNPKKTDFPTYKENVYAFQYGNILLISFDTNYWFSNHFMKYGGNFDGYILDVQFNWLKKELDRAEKDPTVDWVILAAHTPAFPNGGHLNSGMWYHGNNTLRPGVYDYKHKKLNHLKEGIIERRNTLWTLFSSHQKVLAVLDGDEHNYSRALITAQTPVGIPAVDDTDGDGTLDRFSPNPNFKYPVWQIISGGMGAPYYEKEHPPWEKWVKKFTSLQNFVLFSVEGKRVFAEVYSNTDALIERVDLTEIRTK; from the coding sequence ATGAAAAACAAACTCATCTGGATGGTTTTGGTCTTTGGGGTGATCGCTTTTCTTAATGACATCGCTTTGAGCGGAGAAAAATTGCCTGTCCAAGTTCCCAATCTCCCGACGAAAAAAGCAGAAGAGAATTTCTTTTTGCGCCACAATCAGGTGTGGAATGTTTTGCCGAAAGGCAACCAAAACGGCCTGTTTCTGGATTTGAGGGACACGACCCTAACCGGGCGTCTTTCATTTGGCGTGTATCAAAAAGATGCCATACTCACATTTCCACGCTACCGGAGGGCATCTCGAATTGAAAAAGGGAAGGGGTTTTTGGATATTCGTGCGTATTTCAGACCCACATACGATGACAACGGTTGGGCTAAAACCAAAGAAGGCTGCATGCCCTACCGAATTGAGGTGTGGGATCCTTCGATCCGGGCCATGCGTACCTACGATGCCCGTGTCCATTTCGTGAAAAAGAACGGCATTTTCTACCGGGCTTTAACCCTTACCGAAGGCCCGTTTGTGAACCTTATTCGTTCCGATGCCCCCGACCGGGTGGTCATTTCATGGGCAACAGATGAACCCAGCCAGGGTACCGTCTGGATAAACGGGAAAAAAGTTGTCGATTCCAAAAGGGCCCGGCGCCACGAAGTGCTGGTCACAGGCCTTTCGCCCTGCGTGGATTATTCGTACCGGGTAACGTCTACAGGAAAATCCGGCTCGGTCACCTCACGGGAATTCTCCTTTCAAACGGCTCCACCCAAGGGGGCCAGCCATTTCAAATTCGCCTTCATGTCTGACAGCCGTTCCGGTTTTGGGGGCGGCGAACTGAACATCAACACGGTGAATTACAAAACGGTTACCCATTTTGCAACAGCGGCGTACCGAAAAGGGGCCCGTTTCATTCTGATGGTAGGCGATTTGATTGATGGTTACACCACCTCGGCTGAGGACTACCGAATGGAGCTCCAGAGCTGGAAAAACGCCATTGAACCGTTCGGCCACTATCGGCCGGTGTACGTGGTCAAGGGTAACCACGAGACGCTGCTGAATGGGTTTGACGACGGTTCCCACTACGGTGCCGGTTTCGACAAATGGCCTTACGCCACGCTGAGCGCCGAGGCCCTGTTTGCGCAGGAATTTATCAATCCACTAAACGGTCCTGCTTCTGAAGATGGTGCTTCTTACGATCCCAATCCGAAAAAAACAGATTTTCCCACGTACAAGGAGAATGTGTACGCGTTCCAGTACGGCAACATTTTACTCATTAGTTTCGATACGAATTACTGGTTTTCGAATCATTTCATGAAATACGGCGGCAATTTTGATGGTTACATTCTGGACGTACAGTTCAATTGGTTGAAGAAAGAGTTGGATCGGGCAGAAAAGGATCCGACGGTCGATTGGGTTATTTTGGCCGCACACACGCCGGCATTTCCCAACGGGGGCCATCTGAATTCCGGAATGTGGTACCACGGCAACAACACTCTGCGGCCCGGTGTTTACGATTATAAGCACAAAAAATTAAATCATTTAAAAGAAGGCATTATCGAACGGCGAAACACCCTCTGGACCCTGTTCAGCAGCCATCAAAAGGTTTTGGCTGTTTTGGACGGTGATGAACACAATTACTCCCGGGCTCTCATTACAGCTCAAACACCGGTCGGGATTCCTGCCGTGGACGACACGGATGGTGACGGTACATTAGACCGCTTCTCTCCCAACCCCAATTTCAAATATCCGGTGTGGCAGATTATTTCCGGCGGCATGGGGGCTCCCTATTATGAAAAAGAACACCCACCCTGGGAAAAATGGGTGAAGAAATTTACGTCCTTGCAGAATTTTGTACTGTTTTCTGTGGAGGGGAAAAGGGTTTTTGCGGAGGTTTATTCCAACACAGATGCGCTTATTGAACGAGTGGACTTAACAGAAATTCGTACAAAGTAG
- a CDS encoding glycosyltransferase family 1 protein, with protein MTIHSKPSAELKLPEALRRLSDLAYNFWTGWQPDVQELFRSMNPDVWEAFLHCPLQVLKQTPFEKLQRLADQPSFLEKYEAALQKFDAYMSSSGTWFHKNAPNPDMNPIAYFSAEYGIHESFPMYSGGLGVLSGDHCKSASDLGLPFVAVGLLYQQGFFTQQIDRDGNQKAVYTTYNPENLALQEVVDSEGNDLRVRLSIGEREVQAKIWKLAVGRINVLLLDVNLPENHPEDRGINAQLYHADHDTRIRQEMLLGIGGARALKALGITPSVWHMNEGHSAFMGLERIRDFMANQNLSFDEAVEAVRANAIFTTHTPVPAGHDEFHYGLVDYYFQRYWNHLGLPRDKVFELGKDGYRTGDRFSMTVLAIKLSSYRNGVSQLHGKVSQHIWHDLWPELPENQVPIGAITNGVHTPSWMASDVQRLTARTFGEDWKDHLTDAGYWQRSAELPKEEFWKIHTLWKSNLIQEIRRRLKVQFAREGLPADEVDSYLDPNVLTIGFARRFATYKRANLIFRDIERLKAILNHSEKPVQIIFAGKAHPADQPGQAVLRDIFQHSREDGFRGKIVLVENYDLALAKLLVAGSDVWLNNPRKPQEASGTSGMKAILNGGINFSVLDGWWVEGYNGKNGWEIGPNDPPNDPNLQDEMDVRSLYETLESQIIPLYYRQNEKGIPEAWIDKAFESYRSLISFFSTDRMVAEYFEKFYSKASEADRFQRERESEQAVY; from the coding sequence ATGACCATTCATTCGAAACCTTCTGCGGAATTGAAATTGCCCGAAGCCCTTCGTCGGTTATCGGATCTGGCCTACAATTTTTGGACCGGCTGGCAGCCCGATGTTCAGGAACTTTTTCGAAGTATGAACCCGGATGTGTGGGAGGCTTTTTTACACTGTCCGCTGCAGGTTCTTAAACAAACCCCTTTTGAAAAACTCCAGCGGCTGGCAGACCAGCCCTCATTTCTGGAAAAATACGAGGCAGCTCTTCAAAAATTTGATGCCTACATGAGCAGCTCAGGAACCTGGTTCCACAAAAATGCTCCCAATCCCGACATGAACCCCATTGCCTATTTTTCAGCCGAGTACGGCATTCACGAATCGTTTCCAATGTATTCCGGGGGATTGGGCGTGCTTTCCGGTGATCACTGCAAATCCGCCAGTGACCTGGGACTTCCGTTTGTGGCAGTGGGACTTCTGTACCAGCAGGGATTCTTTACCCAGCAAATTGATCGGGATGGCAACCAAAAAGCTGTTTATACCACGTACAACCCAGAGAATCTGGCACTTCAGGAAGTGGTGGACAGCGAAGGAAACGACCTGCGAGTTCGATTGAGCATTGGGGAGCGGGAAGTTCAGGCGAAAATCTGGAAACTGGCTGTCGGTCGAATCAATGTGCTGCTTTTGGATGTAAACCTTCCGGAAAATCATCCGGAGGATCGGGGAATTAATGCCCAACTTTATCACGCAGACCACGACACCCGCATTCGGCAGGAAATGCTTCTGGGGATCGGCGGCGCCCGCGCACTCAAGGCGCTGGGAATCACGCCGTCTGTCTGGCACATGAACGAAGGCCATTCTGCCTTTATGGGCCTGGAGCGCATCCGCGACTTTATGGCTAACCAAAATCTTTCATTTGATGAAGCGGTGGAAGCCGTACGGGCTAATGCGATATTCACTACCCACACCCCCGTTCCGGCCGGCCATGATGAGTTTCATTATGGATTGGTCGATTATTATTTTCAGCGCTACTGGAATCACCTGGGGCTTCCCCGGGACAAGGTTTTTGAATTGGGAAAAGACGGTTACCGGACAGGGGACCGTTTTAGTATGACTGTTTTGGCCATTAAACTTTCCAGTTACCGGAACGGCGTGAGTCAGCTGCACGGGAAGGTTTCGCAGCACATCTGGCATGATTTGTGGCCGGAACTGCCCGAAAATCAGGTTCCCATTGGCGCCATTACAAATGGGGTGCACACCCCCTCCTGGATGGCTTCTGATGTACAGAGACTGACCGCCCGCACATTTGGGGAGGATTGGAAAGATCACCTGACGGATGCCGGGTACTGGCAAAGGTCTGCTGAACTTCCAAAAGAGGAGTTCTGGAAGATTCACACGCTCTGGAAATCTAATTTGATCCAGGAAATTCGGAGGCGGTTAAAGGTACAATTTGCCCGTGAAGGCCTGCCGGCGGATGAAGTCGATTCTTACCTGGATCCAAATGTTTTGACCATCGGTTTTGCGCGGCGATTTGCCACCTATAAACGGGCAAATCTGATTTTCAGAGACATCGAACGCCTGAAAGCGATTTTGAACCACAGCGAAAAACCTGTTCAGATTATTTTTGCGGGGAAAGCCCACCCGGCCGACCAGCCCGGACAGGCGGTCCTCAGGGACATCTTTCAACACAGCCGGGAAGACGGATTTCGGGGAAAGATTGTTCTGGTAGAAAATTACGATCTGGCGCTGGCCAAACTCCTGGTGGCAGGAAGTGATGTCTGGTTGAATAATCCGCGCAAGCCTCAGGAAGCCAGCGGAACCAGCGGGATGAAGGCCATCCTGAACGGTGGGATCAATTTCAGTGTATTGGATGGCTGGTGGGTGGAAGGCTACAACGGAAAGAATGGTTGGGAAATCGGCCCAAATGATCCTCCGAATGACCCCAACCTTCAGGATGAAATGGACGTCCGGTCGCTGTACGAAACACTGGAAAGCCAGATTATTCCGCTTTATTACCGGCAGAATGAAAAGGGCATTCCCGAGGCGTGGATAGACAAAGCATTTGAATCGTACCGAAGTCTTATTTCCTTTTTCAGCACAGACCGGATGGTGGCCGAATATTTTGAAAAATTCTACAGTAAAGCTTCGGAAGCCGACCGATTCCAAAGAGAAAGGGAATCGGAACAGGCTGTTTATTGA